The following proteins are co-located in the Halarcobacter sp. genome:
- a CDS encoding tetratricopeptide repeat protein has protein sequence MNRLITIFLLSFLHLYAVSIDEAISNIEKKKYSLALEQLNKLALEDNPLAQYNLGLLNYKGLGVEQNKELALFWYEIAAKNGNKEAQNNLAHMYFLGEVVNKDLKIAKYWYEQSANQGYALAQLNLGLIYEKNPTKENLEIAFKYYKDSAQQGVVIAQNNLASMYYYGKGVKKDKKKALYWYQVSSNAGDKVAQYNLAMMYLSGDVVEKDFEKVVFWLEKSSVQNYKTAIIKLADIYRNGNITSQDYKKAFQLYKKAANQNNLKSMYYLGLFYYNGYGTTKNMEKARYWLKMAESQGHERSKNFLETHKFF, from the coding sequence ATGAATAGATTAATAACAATTTTTTTATTATCTTTTTTACATCTTTATGCAGTTTCAATTGATGAAGCAATAAGTAATATAGAAAAAAAGAAATATTCACTTGCTTTAGAACAATTAAATAAACTTGCATTGGAAGATAATCCTTTAGCTCAATATAACCTTGGATTGTTAAATTATAAAGGTTTAGGTGTTGAGCAAAATAAAGAATTGGCTTTATTTTGGTATGAAATTGCTGCAAAAAATGGGAATAAAGAAGCTCAAAATAATCTTGCTCATATGTATTTTCTTGGAGAAGTTGTTAATAAAGATTTAAAAATAGCAAAATATTGGTATGAGCAATCTGCTAATCAAGGATATGCTTTAGCTCAATTAAATCTTGGATTAATTTATGAAAAAAATCCAACAAAAGAGAATCTTGAAATAGCTTTTAAATACTACAAAGACTCTGCTCAACAAGGTGTAGTTATTGCACAAAATAATTTAGCTTCAATGTATTATTATGGAAAAGGAGTTAAAAAAGATAAGAAAAAAGCTTTATATTGGTATCAAGTTTCATCAAATGCTGGAGATAAGGTAGCACAATATAATTTAGCCATGATGTATTTGTCTGGTGATGTAGTAGAAAAAGATTTTGAAAAAGTAGTTTTTTGGCTAGAAAAATCTTCAGTTCAAAATTATAAAACAGCAATAATAAAATTGGCAGATATTTATAGAAATGGTAATATCACTTCGCAAGATTATAAAAAAGCTTTCCAGTTATATAAAAAAGCCGCAAATCAGAATAACCTTAAATCAATGTACTATTTAGGTCTATTTTATTATAACGGTTATGGTACAACTAAAAATATGGAAAAAGCTAGATATTGGTTGAAAATGGCAGAATCACAAGGTCATGAAAGATCAAAAAATTTTTTAGAAACACATAAATTTTTTTAA
- a CDS encoding ABC transporter substrate-binding protein, whose amino-acid sequence MKKLFKINILFILLFTNFLYAKDSRLDLIKANNEIRVCIWPQYYGISYIDIRTQKLEGIDSDLAIELAKDLNVNLKLVKSSFPTLIDDISSNKCDIAMFAIGNTEKRREKIRFTTPHLESDIYAVTTKTNKKVKTWDDIDKKGVVVAVAKGTYHEPIMKEKLKNAKLVVIKGFKQREDEVRAGRADVFMTDYPYGKKMLAKTDWAKLIIPKNTFYLIPYAWTMKYGDDKFYNRVEKFIKDIKTDGRLKKLAKRNGLLPIVKLK is encoded by the coding sequence ATGAAAAAATTGTTTAAAATAAATATTTTATTTATATTACTTTTTACAAATTTTTTATATGCAAAAGATAGTAGATTAGATCTAATAAAAGCTAATAACGAAATAAGAGTATGTATTTGGCCACAATACTATGGAATCTCGTATATTGATATAAGAACACAAAAACTTGAGGGTATTGATAGTGATTTAGCTATTGAATTAGCAAAAGATTTAAATGTCAATTTAAAATTAGTTAAAAGTTCATTTCCAACACTTATAGATGATATAAGCTCAAACAAATGTGATATTGCAATGTTTGCCATAGGTAATACAGAAAAAAGAAGAGAAAAAATAAGATTTACAACCCCTCATTTAGAAAGTGATATTTACGCTGTTACAACAAAAACAAACAAAAAAGTTAAAACTTGGGATGATATTGATAAAAAGGGTGTAGTAGTTGCAGTTGCAAAAGGAACTTACCATGAACCTATTATGAAAGAAAAATTAAAAAATGCAAAGCTAGTAGTAATTAAAGGGTTTAAACAAAGAGAGGATGAAGTAAGAGCAGGTAGAGCAGATGTTTTTATGACTGATTATCCTTATGGTAAAAAAATGTTAGCAAAAACAGATTGGGCAAAATTAATTATTCCTAAAAATACTTTCTATTTAATTCCTTATGCTTGGACAATGAAATATGGTGATGATAAATTTTACAATAGAGTAGAAAAGTTTATTAAAGATATTAAAACTGATGGACGATTAAAAAAGCTTGCTAAAAGAAATGGTTTATTACCTATAGTTAAATTAAAGTAA
- a CDS encoding PAS domain-containing sensor histidine kinase, giving the protein MKLNIKLFIGAFISFLIITSSIMYALSILKEEAVNNYLTISKLNAKSFSKGLNQDISNIEQIITNIASLFDLEKVDINNRLEQMQINYPQIRSLNILKNEKIIYSSNIYNLGVVINNQNFFPKTLFDDNILKVSTPWTGRDFISGNDIYNYEDDSETIEKSFIPISKKIETIEGDFKVIINLNSDYFINSFITNIDSENVVFELVRLDGILLLSSDSTKSIGKDIEEIDILNKTIKNNIYTGVKDIAGVKYILTSTLTKNYPIGIFVKLDYEKNLLSWNKKQYSFFIIIITILIISILIALVFFFLYNKKREDEIKTHKLQIQEQEKFKFLFQDSHFLAVVLDFEGKIFDINNLAINFLGKKAIHLRGNNFWDLDCWNDESRKTIKFFIKNINRNNIETEVIAIDKNKQERVIDITISSLDTENGKIIVVIGFDITERKSREKRLKQAYTVFNNTRDGIMITDKETKLIDVNKSFEKITGYKKEEVIGEKTKILRSSLNDEIFYNKMWEKINKFGYWEGEIINKNKNQEEFTEWLTINAIFDKNGEVLNYIGVFSDITEQKIKEKLLKEKDDVLYQQSKMAAMGEMIANIAHQWRQPLSVISTAATGMVLKKNIGISDEKDDIESLLFINDSCQYLSKTIDDFRNFLKVDKDVRKFNIHTAIEDSLTLSSIKVKSEEINIVLNLEKLQVYGIKNEFIQVLINILNNAKDALESSKIKNKILLINVTEEDGYIYIKIQDNAGGIPENIINRVFEPYFTTKHQSKGTGIGLYMCEEIIKNHMKGFLSVKNKEFKYNKQEYKGACFIIKVPNKK; this is encoded by the coding sequence ATGAAGTTAAATATTAAATTGTTTATTGGTGCTTTTATATCATTTTTGATAATTACAAGTAGTATTATGTATGCCTTGTCTATTTTAAAAGAAGAAGCTGTAAATAATTATTTAACAATATCAAAACTAAATGCAAAATCTTTTTCTAAAGGTTTAAACCAAGATATTAGTAACATTGAACAAATAATTACAAATATTGCATCTTTATTTGATTTAGAAAAAGTTGATATAAATAATCGATTAGAACAAATGCAAATAAACTATCCTCAAATTAGATCTTTAAATATTTTAAAAAATGAAAAAATAATCTATAGCTCAAATATTTATAATTTGGGAGTGGTTATAAATAATCAAAACTTTTTCCCTAAAACTTTATTTGATGATAATATTTTAAAAGTATCTACTCCTTGGACTGGAAGAGATTTTATAAGTGGTAATGATATATATAATTATGAAGATGATTCTGAAACAATTGAAAAGTCATTTATTCCTATTTCTAAAAAAATAGAAACAATAGAAGGTGATTTTAAAGTTATAATTAACTTAAATAGTGATTACTTTATAAATAGTTTTATTACAAATATAGATTCTGAAAATGTAGTTTTTGAATTAGTTAGATTAGATGGAATATTATTACTAAGTTCTGATAGTACAAAGTCTATTGGAAAAGATATTGAAGAGATCGATATTTTGAATAAAACGATAAAAAATAATATATACACAGGAGTAAAAGATATTGCTGGAGTAAAATATATTTTAACTTCAACCTTAACAAAAAATTATCCAATTGGCATTTTTGTAAAACTTGATTATGAAAAAAATCTTCTAAGTTGGAATAAAAAACAATATAGTTTTTTTATCATAATTATTACAATATTAATCATAAGTATCTTAATAGCATTAGTTTTTTTCTTTTTATATAATAAAAAAAGAGAAGATGAAATAAAGACACATAAATTGCAAATTCAAGAACAAGAAAAATTTAAATTTTTATTTCAAGATTCTCATTTTTTAGCTGTTGTATTAGATTTTGAAGGAAAAATTTTTGATATAAATAATTTAGCTATAAACTTTTTAGGAAAAAAAGCTATTCATTTAAGAGGAAATAATTTTTGGGATTTAGATTGTTGGAATGACGAATCAAGAAAAACTATAAAGTTTTTTATAAAAAATATAAATAGAAATAACATAGAAACAGAAGTTATAGCAATAGACAAAAATAAACAAGAAAGAGTTATTGATATAACTATTTCATCCTTAGACACTGAAAATGGCAAAATTATTGTTGTTATAGGTTTTGATATAACTGAAAGAAAGTCTAGAGAAAAAAGATTAAAACAAGCATATACTGTTTTTAATAATACTAGAGATGGTATTATGATTACAGATAAAGAAACAAAACTTATAGATGTAAATAAATCTTTTGAGAAAATTACTGGTTATAAAAAAGAGGAAGTAATAGGAGAAAAAACAAAAATATTAAGGTCTTCTTTAAATGATGAAATCTTCTATAATAAAATGTGGGAAAAAATAAACAAATTTGGCTATTGGGAAGGTGAAATAATAAATAAAAATAAAAATCAAGAAGAGTTCACTGAATGGCTAACAATAAATGCAATTTTTGATAAAAATGGTGAAGTGTTAAATTATATTGGAGTTTTTAGTGATATTACAGAACAAAAAATAAAAGAGAAACTTTTAAAAGAAAAAGATGATGTTTTATACCAACAATCAAAAATGGCTGCTATGGGGGAAATGATAGCTAATATTGCTCATCAATGGAGACAACCTTTATCAGTAATATCTACTGCTGCTACAGGAATGGTTCTTAAGAAAAATATTGGTATATCAGATGAAAAAGATGATATAGAATCATTACTTTTTATTAATGACTCATGTCAATACTTATCAAAAACTATAGATGATTTTAGAAATTTTTTAAAAGTTGATAAAGATGTAAGGAAGTTTAATATCCATACAGCAATTGAAGATTCATTAACATTGTCTAGTATTAAAGTAAAAAGTGAAGAGATTAATATTGTACTAAATTTAGAAAAATTGCAAGTTTATGGAATAAAAAATGAGTTTATTCAAGTTTTGATTAATATCTTAAATAATGCAAAGGATGCTTTAGAGTCTTCTAAAATAAAAAATAAAATATTGTTAATTAATGTAACCGAAGAAGATGGTTATATTTATATAAAAATTCAAGACAATGCTGGAGGAATTCCTGAAAACATAATTAATAGAGTTTTTGAACCATATTTTACAACTAAACATCAATCAAAAGGTACGGGGATAGGTTTATATATGTGTGAAGAGATTATTAAAAATCATATGAAAGGATTTTTATCTGTAAAGAATAAAGAATTTAAATATAATAAACAAGAATACAAAGGAGCATGTTTTATTATTAAAGTACCAAATAAAAAATAA
- a CDS encoding monooxygenase, translating to MKYLLQIDFPHNGPFGKEMSEAMADLAKDIATEEGLEFKIWTENEATKEAGGIYVFNNLDDANRYLEKHTKRLQSFGYDNIKSKIFNINEELSVLSKAEFLKV from the coding sequence ATGAAATATTTATTACAAATTGATTTTCCACATAATGGACCTTTTGGTAAAGAGATGAGTGAAGCTATGGCTGATTTAGCAAAAGATATTGCTACAGAAGAGGGCTTGGAGTTTAAAATTTGGACTGAAAATGAAGCTACTAAAGAAGCTGGTGGAATTTATGTATTTAATAATCTTGATGATGCAAATAGATATTTAGAAAAACACACAAAGAGACTACAATCTTTTGGATATGACAATATCAAGTCAAAGATATTTAATATAAATGAAGAGTTAAGTGTACTTTCTAAGGCTGAGTTTTTGAAGGTTTAA